Proteins encoded in a region of the Myxococcus guangdongensis genome:
- a CDS encoding glycosyltransferase family 4 protein has translation MTAAPFRLGMLIPEFPTQTHAFFWREITALRAMGVEVHVFSTRRPVEECPHEWAERAASETTYLFPPRLSSALVSPRDFPGMAQALTYVSKLSVNVKQKARALGMLACAVDFLHHARERKLDHVHGHSAADAAHVLALCRILGGPRYSFHLHGDLPVYGTDHAAKAWDATFVAAAARPMQRELIESVGLPPERTYTLWMGVDTDRFLPPAKRAESPRGLHLASIGRLNLCKGHVHTFAGLRKALDRGLRAHLTLGGRGPHEEEIRQSIARFGLQAHVDLVGPLSEAAVIELLQGADAFVLSSTGLGEASPVAVMEAMSCGVPAVCSIIGGTPDMISDGTDGLLVGQGDEEGLAKAFLWLGQDTALRERMSRAARERAVRSFDYRETSRSLLDAIQQSRAPQRRAA, from the coding sequence ATGACCGCCGCCCCTTTCCGTCTGGGAATGCTCATCCCGGAGTTCCCCACGCAGACCCACGCCTTCTTCTGGCGGGAGATCACCGCCCTGCGCGCCATGGGCGTGGAGGTGCATGTCTTCTCGACGCGGCGCCCGGTGGAGGAGTGTCCCCACGAGTGGGCCGAGCGCGCGGCCTCCGAAACCACGTATCTCTTTCCGCCGAGGCTCTCGTCGGCGCTGGTCTCTCCAAGGGACTTCCCGGGCATGGCCCAGGCGCTCACGTACGTCTCCAAGCTCTCGGTCAACGTGAAGCAGAAGGCCCGTGCGTTGGGGATGCTGGCCTGCGCGGTGGACTTCCTGCACCACGCGCGGGAGCGGAAGCTGGACCACGTGCATGGCCACTCGGCCGCGGATGCCGCGCATGTGCTCGCGCTCTGCAGAATCCTGGGTGGGCCGCGCTACAGCTTCCATCTCCACGGGGATTTGCCTGTGTATGGGACGGACCACGCCGCCAAGGCCTGGGATGCCACGTTCGTGGCCGCCGCCGCGCGCCCGATGCAGCGCGAGCTCATCGAGTCCGTGGGGTTGCCCCCCGAGCGGACCTATACCTTGTGGATGGGCGTGGACACGGATCGCTTCCTCCCTCCGGCGAAGCGCGCGGAGTCGCCCCGCGGTCTTCACCTGGCTTCGATTGGACGACTCAATCTCTGCAAGGGGCACGTGCATACCTTTGCCGGGCTTCGCAAGGCATTGGACCGGGGGCTGCGCGCGCATCTGACGTTGGGAGGGCGAGGGCCTCACGAGGAGGAGATCCGTCAATCCATCGCCCGATTCGGATTGCAGGCGCACGTGGACCTGGTGGGACCGCTCAGTGAAGCGGCCGTCATCGAGTTGCTGCAGGGGGCGGATGCCTTCGTGTTGTCCAGCACGGGGCTTGGCGAGGCCTCGCCCGTCGCGGTGATGGAGGCCATGTCGTGTGGCGTGCCCGCGGTCTGCTCCATCATTGGTGGAACGCCGGACATGATCTCCGACGGGACGGATGGGCTGCTGGTGGGGCAGGGCGATGAGGAGGGGTTGGCGAAGGCCTTCCTGTGGCTTGGGCAGGACACGGCGTTGCGTGAGCGGATGTCGCGCGCCGCGCGTGAGCGGGCCGTGCGTTCCTTCGATTATCGCGAGACGAGTCGGAGTCTGTTGGATGCCATCCAGCAGTCGCGTGCGCCGCAGCGCCGAGCCGCGTGA
- a CDS encoding NAD(P)-dependent oxidoreductase produces MTSTRPTKLAVIGSGLMGTALARAFAAAGHEVAVWNRTYSKAKAVGRGTLAFEKLNEAVAGRELVVVSLSNYAACAELFSSPGISAALAGKTIVQLTSGSPADARSGLEWASAHGVDYLDAAILAYPAFVATEYATVFYAGSKAVFERHVETLHSIAKNAVYVDEKIGSAATLDCAILEAYYGGTLAVLHAAAMCKAEGLDPKLFFAQKGSFLGLISVTADAAQGMVERNDFTGDQCSLNTHVAALEHIVRLSSDARISTRFPRELLENYRRALGAGLGEQELPAVFRTLGQD; encoded by the coding sequence ATGACATCGACGCGTCCGACGAAGCTGGCGGTGATTGGCAGTGGCCTCATGGGAACCGCGCTGGCGCGAGCGTTCGCCGCGGCGGGGCATGAGGTCGCGGTCTGGAACAGGACCTACTCCAAGGCGAAGGCCGTGGGCCGCGGAACGCTGGCGTTCGAGAAGTTGAATGAGGCGGTCGCGGGCCGTGAGCTCGTCGTCGTCTCGCTGTCCAACTACGCTGCTTGTGCCGAGCTGTTCTCCTCGCCGGGCATCTCAGCGGCGCTCGCAGGGAAGACGATTGTGCAGCTCACCAGTGGGTCTCCGGCGGATGCGCGGAGTGGTCTGGAGTGGGCGAGCGCGCACGGCGTGGACTACCTGGATGCGGCGATACTCGCGTATCCCGCGTTCGTGGCCACGGAGTACGCGACGGTGTTCTACGCGGGTTCGAAAGCCGTCTTCGAGCGACACGTGGAGACGCTCCATTCGATTGCGAAGAATGCTGTCTATGTCGACGAAAAGATTGGTTCGGCGGCGACGCTCGACTGCGCGATTCTCGAGGCGTACTACGGTGGCACCCTGGCGGTTCTCCATGCTGCTGCCATGTGCAAGGCGGAGGGGTTGGACCCGAAGTTGTTCTTCGCCCAGAAGGGCTCGTTCCTCGGATTGATTTCCGTCACCGCCGATGCCGCTCAGGGAATGGTTGAACGCAATGACTTCACAGGCGACCAGTGCAGCCTGAACACCCACGTCGCCGCCCTCGAGCACATTGTTCGACTGAGCAGCGATGCGCGAATCAGCACCCGCTTCCCACGAGAGTTGCTGGAGAACTACCGGCGAGCCCTCGGCGCGGGGCTGGGTGAGCAAGAGTTGCCCGCCGTGTTCCGCACGTTGGGACAGGACTGA
- a CDS encoding ATP-grasp domain-containing protein, with product MLFIFPSNPVAPRFVDEHFAPEAMAARAAGHSVAVVDHDALCSGATEEAVRWIPLSDEGAQTNPALYRGWMLTVRQYTGFAAATAQRGVTLLTSPSSFEHAHWLPRWYDALSALTPRSVWTEGPDLDAFEACCSRLGSGPAVLRDHVKSLKHHWAEAAYIPDVANLPAARAVARRFLELRGEDFAGGLVARAFEQFTTTEARTWWVQGRCVLVTAHPDTPGDLPTGADLQSVAPTVAALGLPFVTVDLVLRADGVWRIVELGDGQVSDRPKSTPPETFIEAITGAFGT from the coding sequence GTGCTCTTCATCTTTCCGTCGAACCCGGTTGCGCCTCGATTCGTGGACGAACACTTCGCGCCCGAAGCCATGGCCGCGCGTGCCGCCGGTCACTCGGTGGCCGTCGTGGATCACGATGCGCTGTGCAGCGGAGCCACCGAAGAGGCCGTGCGGTGGATACCTCTCTCTGACGAAGGCGCACAGACGAACCCCGCCCTGTATCGCGGATGGATGCTCACGGTGCGGCAGTACACCGGCTTCGCCGCCGCCACTGCGCAACGAGGGGTGACGCTGCTGACCTCCCCTTCGAGCTTCGAGCACGCCCACTGGCTCCCTCGCTGGTACGACGCATTGAGTGCGCTCACTCCACGCTCTGTCTGGACCGAGGGGCCGGACCTGGATGCATTCGAGGCCTGTTGCTCGCGACTGGGCTCGGGTCCCGCCGTGCTGCGCGACCATGTGAAGTCGCTCAAGCACCACTGGGCAGAAGCCGCGTACATCCCAGACGTCGCCAACCTTCCAGCGGCCCGAGCCGTGGCCCGCAGGTTCCTGGAGCTGCGCGGCGAGGACTTCGCGGGCGGGCTCGTCGCCCGAGCCTTCGAGCAGTTCACCACCACGGAGGCCAGGACGTGGTGGGTCCAGGGCCGGTGCGTCCTCGTCACCGCGCATCCCGATACACCCGGCGACCTCCCAACCGGTGCTGACCTCCAATCCGTTGCCCCCACCGTGGCAGCACTCGGTTTGCCGTTCGTCACGGTCGACCTCGTGCTGCGCGCGGATGGAGTCTGGCGCATCGTCGAGTTGGGAGACGGACAGGTCAGCGATCGCCCGAAGAGCACTCCGCCAGAGACATTCATCGAGGCAATCACAGGCGCCTTCGGGACCTGA
- the greB gene encoding transcription elongation factor GreB, whose amino-acid sequence MSQALPPDEHDELEAEDGEEKAPFRRYLTRSGAERMHRELIRLLNEERPKVTAEVSAAAAQGDRSENAEYIYGKKRLREIDRRIRFLQRRLDTATIVTPAEQTDRAHVYFGATVTLEDEDGQRTTYQIVGSDEIDAAGGRISVESPIGRALLRKGVGDTVEVRRPRGEIELSIVDIRYD is encoded by the coding sequence ATGTCCCAGGCCCTCCCCCCAGATGAACACGATGAGCTGGAGGCCGAGGACGGCGAGGAGAAGGCCCCGTTCCGTCGCTACCTCACCCGCTCGGGTGCCGAGCGGATGCACCGGGAGCTCATCCGCCTGCTCAACGAGGAGCGCCCCAAGGTCACCGCCGAGGTCTCCGCCGCCGCCGCCCAGGGCGACCGCTCCGAGAACGCCGAGTACATCTACGGCAAGAAGCGCCTGCGCGAAATCGACCGCCGCATCCGCTTCCTCCAGCGCCGCCTGGACACCGCCACCATCGTCACGCCTGCTGAACAGACCGACCGTGCACACGTCTACTTCGGCGCCACCGTCACCCTGGAGGACGAGGACGGCCAACGCACCACGTACCAGATTGTCGGGTCCGACGAGATCGACGCCGCCGGAGGCCGCATCAGCGTGGAGTCACCCATTGGACGCGCCCTCCTGCGCAAGGGCGTGGGCGACACCGTGGAGGTTCGCCGCCCCCGCGGTGAAATCGAGCTGTCCATCGTCGACATCCGCTACGACTGA
- a CDS encoding deacetylase has product MPRTLPINPRFRRIYQHLSGADLAAPEVEELSLEDLGLGDTQKARVGLLFGTYSHPGLERVLRAYGLIQRAEERVGPVELRVQGEDPFRPRVILWSRRFYAPVADLSLRMATGAEVGLGDALATAPLLYVDALLLQNPGRPFDWHRPPLPGQSHPGLALSAQLLEVLMLMARRIGAEALALTPSTFAAASVYDRRFLFVDGAAQGRFLAMRDAGRGRPRWLLAWAVELGCLHDAEGQPIPFTPMPMLAPLSRRLIRTFDAKGWAEAREQTGRQPLTLDEEALQQRFPWQRMPPGPPPERLAELLGYDPLAPGLAH; this is encoded by the coding sequence ATGCCTCGGACGCTGCCCATCAACCCCCGCTTCCGCCGCATCTATCAGCACCTGAGCGGGGCGGACCTGGCCGCGCCCGAAGTCGAGGAACTCTCCCTCGAGGACCTCGGCCTGGGTGATACGCAGAAGGCCCGTGTCGGCCTGCTCTTTGGCACCTACAGCCACCCGGGCCTCGAGCGGGTCCTGCGCGCCTACGGCCTCATCCAACGCGCCGAGGAGCGCGTGGGCCCCGTCGAGCTGCGCGTCCAGGGAGAGGACCCCTTCCGCCCCCGCGTCATCCTCTGGAGCCGCCGCTTCTACGCCCCCGTTGCCGACCTCTCCCTGCGCATGGCCACCGGCGCCGAAGTGGGCCTGGGCGACGCGCTCGCCACCGCGCCGTTGCTCTACGTGGACGCGCTCCTGCTCCAGAACCCGGGGCGCCCCTTCGACTGGCACCGCCCTCCGCTGCCAGGACAGAGCCACCCCGGGCTCGCGCTCTCCGCGCAGCTGCTCGAAGTGCTCATGCTCATGGCCCGCCGCATCGGCGCGGAGGCGCTGGCCCTCACGCCCTCCACCTTCGCCGCCGCCAGCGTCTATGACCGGCGCTTCCTCTTCGTGGATGGCGCCGCCCAGGGCCGCTTCCTCGCCATGCGCGACGCGGGACGAGGGCGCCCTCGCTGGCTGCTCGCGTGGGCCGTGGAGCTGGGCTGCCTCCACGACGCCGAGGGCCAGCCGATTCCCTTCACCCCCATGCCCATGCTCGCGCCCTTGAGCCGCCGGTTGATCCGCACGTTCGACGCGAAGGGCTGGGCCGAGGCGCGCGAGCAGACCGGACGACAGCCGCTCACGCTCGACGAGGAGGCGCTCCAGCAGCGCTTCCCCTGGCAGCGCATGCCCCCGGGGCCTCCCCCCGAGCGACTGGCGGAGCTGCTCGGGTATGATCCGCTCGCCCCCGGGCTGGCCCACTGA
- a CDS encoding PhoH family protein, whose product MRKNFILDTNVLLHDPRSIYGFEDNNVIIPIYVIEEIDQFKRDLSELGRNARLVARYLDGFRAEGSLKEGVPLPRGGMLRVSFTDRELPLSMADSNLMDNRILAVAIDLMEQEPDTQAVFITKDTNLRIRADALGLIAQDYDTERVEITELYTGFTERLVPKELVDQMYKPGAEVELPDVDTLFPNQLVLLKDETNPSHTAMGRLHGLKNRLVPLLRQSKEGTWGIRPRNMEQAFCLDLLLNDDIKLVTIVGKAGTGKTLLAIAAGLQKVTEENLYQKLLVSRPIFPLGRDIGYLPGSVEEKLNPWMQPIFDNVEFLMNLSRADKKAGRGYHELLDLGLMEIEPLTYIRGRSIPNQFIIVDEAQNLTPHEVKTIITRVGDNTKIILTGDPFQIDNPYVDSTNNGLVHVVNRFKSEKIAAHISMAKGERSALAELAANLL is encoded by the coding sequence ATGCGAAAGAACTTCATCCTCGACACGAACGTCCTCCTGCATGATCCGCGCAGCATCTACGGCTTCGAGGACAACAACGTCATCATCCCCATCTACGTCATCGAGGAGATCGACCAGTTCAAGCGCGACCTCTCCGAGCTGGGCCGCAACGCCCGCCTCGTGGCCCGCTACCTGGACGGTTTCCGCGCGGAGGGCTCGCTGAAGGAGGGCGTGCCCTTGCCTCGGGGCGGCATGCTGCGGGTGTCCTTCACGGACCGTGAGCTGCCGCTGTCCATGGCGGACAGCAACCTGATGGACAACCGCATCCTCGCGGTGGCCATCGACCTGATGGAGCAGGAGCCGGACACCCAGGCCGTCTTCATCACCAAGGACACCAACCTGCGCATCCGCGCGGACGCCCTGGGCCTCATCGCCCAGGACTACGACACCGAGCGGGTCGAAATCACGGAGCTGTACACCGGCTTCACCGAGCGGCTGGTCCCCAAGGAGCTGGTGGACCAGATGTACAAGCCCGGCGCCGAGGTGGAGCTGCCGGACGTGGACACGCTCTTCCCCAACCAGCTCGTGCTGCTCAAGGATGAGACGAACCCGTCCCACACCGCCATGGGCCGGCTGCACGGGCTCAAGAACCGGCTGGTGCCGCTCCTGCGTCAGAGCAAGGAAGGCACCTGGGGCATCCGCCCGCGCAACATGGAGCAGGCCTTCTGCCTGGACCTGCTGCTCAACGACGACATCAAGCTGGTGACCATCGTCGGGAAGGCGGGCACGGGCAAGACGCTGCTGGCCATCGCCGCGGGCCTGCAGAAGGTGACCGAGGAGAACCTCTACCAGAAGCTCCTGGTGAGCCGGCCCATCTTCCCACTGGGGCGCGACATCGGCTACTTGCCCGGCAGCGTCGAGGAGAAGCTCAACCCCTGGATGCAGCCCATCTTCGACAACGTGGAGTTCCTGATGAACTTGAGCCGCGCGGACAAGAAGGCCGGCCGCGGCTACCACGAGCTGTTGGACCTGGGGCTGATGGAGATCGAGCCGCTCACGTACATCCGTGGCCGCAGCATCCCCAACCAGTTCATCATCGTGGACGAGGCACAGAACCTCACGCCCCACGAGGTGAAGACCATCATCACCCGCGTGGGTGACAACACGAAGATCATCCTCACGGGGGACCCGTTTCAGATCGACAACCCCTACGTGGATTCGACCAACAACGGCCTGGTGCACGTGGTCAATCGCTTCAAGAGCGAGAAGATCGCCGCGCACATCTCGATGGCCAAGGGTGAGCGCAGCGCCCTGGCCGAGCTCGCCGCCAACCTGCTCTAG
- a CDS encoding HP0495 family protein, translated as MTKDGPGDAPPEEGEKKPLIEYPSVYTFKVMGKQGPGFAEHVRDLFRRAMGTEISPDSIHEQPSSKGTYVSLSVSVYLLSEEQRRAIYELLHKDPRVIYHL; from the coding sequence ATGACGAAGGACGGACCTGGAGACGCGCCCCCGGAGGAAGGGGAGAAGAAGCCCCTCATCGAGTACCCCTCGGTCTACACCTTCAAGGTGATGGGCAAGCAGGGCCCTGGCTTCGCGGAGCACGTCCGGGATTTGTTCCGCCGGGCCATGGGCACGGAGATCTCCCCGGACTCCATCCACGAGCAGCCCAGCAGCAAGGGCACCTATGTCTCGCTGAGCGTGTCGGTGTACCTGCTGTCGGAGGAGCAGCGGCGCGCCATCTACGAGCTGCTCCACAAGGACCCGCGCGTCATCTATCACCTGTGA
- a CDS encoding SAM-dependent methyltransferase, which produces MSPAEPFPLYHPADARRAFSSDDVTRRFAKVAMLEPGSQVLVLGCGPDASAALVLAREMGCTVMAGDTDESHVASARERVRNQGLGDRIEVRGVALDSLGLPDGAFDAILIPGRVLYTLKGTMSVLRPLLAKRGRLGMTFPARVGRVVPKAAAELWERRLGAPLLLPRELLMSLEMGGFEPESAETLHDTELDDYYREVEASLRPTSGPQASSLREELALHRESNGKASVSYAFLVGRRKEPGEKPPASRDRG; this is translated from the coding sequence ATGAGCCCGGCAGAGCCCTTTCCGCTGTACCACCCCGCGGACGCCCGGCGCGCGTTCAGCTCGGACGACGTGACTCGGCGGTTCGCCAAGGTGGCCATGCTGGAGCCGGGCTCGCAGGTGCTGGTGCTCGGGTGCGGCCCGGATGCCAGCGCAGCCCTGGTCCTGGCCCGGGAGATGGGCTGCACCGTCATGGCCGGCGACACGGACGAGTCTCACGTCGCCTCCGCTCGGGAGCGGGTCCGCAACCAGGGCCTCGGCGATCGAATCGAGGTCCGGGGCGTGGCCCTGGATTCGCTCGGACTGCCGGACGGCGCCTTCGACGCCATCCTCATCCCTGGACGGGTGCTCTACACGCTGAAGGGGACGATGTCCGTCCTGCGCCCCCTGCTCGCCAAGCGCGGGCGTTTGGGCATGACCTTCCCCGCGAGGGTGGGGCGCGTGGTCCCCAAGGCCGCCGCCGAATTGTGGGAGCGCCGCCTGGGCGCGCCGCTGCTCCTGCCGCGCGAGCTGCTCATGTCGCTGGAGATGGGCGGGTTCGAGCCGGAGTCGGCCGAGACGCTGCACGACACGGAGCTCGACGACTATTACCGCGAGGTGGAGGCCAGCCTGCGTCCGACGTCGGGGCCCCAGGCCTCGTCGCTGCGCGAGGAGCTGGCGCTGCACCGCGAGAGCAACGGCAAGGCCAGCGTCAGCTACGCGTTCCTGGTGGGCCGCCGCAAGGAGCCGGGTGAGAAGCCCCCTGCCTCTCGCGACCGCGGCTGA
- a CDS encoding diacylglycerol/lipid kinase family protein yields MLVQPLRSPDLRRAPSADVSVEPKVAVLLNANARKVDARVVKSLSHVVPEQDLFLSRSELDGRRIAQTVLERGYPMVFTGGGDGTFMGFVNEVLQQVGPRGRFAGQPVPRFGILKLGTGNGIANHVNASGTRGDGILNDVLRARTGEVPGFRPMDLLMVDGQRAPFAGLGVDGKVLNDYIWVKENLGKGLFKSVLTGSGGYFSAVACKTVPHYLTHSTWVECEVVNGPSSEAYRLGPDGQPMGAPVAPGDVLFRGKLMMAAAGTMPFYGYGLRMFPFSCGRRGFMQLRLGQVTPTQVLANLPRMWAGRWFPEGLQDFHVREATIRFARPMPFQVGGDAAGYRDQVHLSVAPESIELVDFNGALN; encoded by the coding sequence ATGCTGGTTCAGCCCCTGCGCTCTCCGGACCTCCGCCGCGCCCCCTCGGCGGATGTCTCCGTCGAACCCAAGGTCGCGGTGCTGCTCAACGCCAACGCCCGGAAGGTGGACGCGCGGGTGGTGAAGTCCCTGTCGCACGTGGTGCCGGAGCAGGACCTGTTCCTGTCGCGCTCGGAGCTGGACGGGCGCCGCATCGCGCAGACGGTGCTCGAGCGGGGCTACCCCATGGTGTTCACCGGCGGCGGGGACGGGACGTTCATGGGCTTCGTGAACGAGGTCCTCCAGCAGGTGGGCCCCCGAGGCCGCTTCGCCGGCCAGCCGGTGCCCCGCTTCGGCATCCTCAAGCTCGGCACGGGCAACGGCATCGCCAACCACGTCAACGCCTCCGGCACCCGGGGCGACGGCATCCTGAACGACGTGCTGCGCGCCCGCACGGGCGAGGTGCCCGGCTTCCGCCCCATGGACCTGCTGATGGTGGACGGGCAGCGCGCGCCGTTCGCCGGTCTGGGCGTGGATGGCAAGGTGCTCAACGACTACATCTGGGTGAAGGAGAACCTGGGCAAGGGGCTCTTCAAGAGCGTGCTCACGGGCAGCGGGGGCTACTTCTCCGCCGTGGCCTGCAAGACGGTGCCGCACTACCTGACGCACTCGACCTGGGTGGAGTGCGAGGTCGTCAACGGCCCGTCCAGCGAGGCCTACCGCCTGGGCCCGGATGGCCAGCCCATGGGTGCGCCGGTGGCGCCGGGCGACGTGCTCTTCCGAGGGAAGCTGATGATGGCGGCGGCGGGCACCATGCCCTTCTACGGCTATGGCCTGCGCATGTTCCCCTTCTCGTGCGGCCGTCGCGGCTTCATGCAGCTGCGCCTGGGCCAGGTGACGCCCACGCAGGTGCTGGCGAACCTGCCGCGCATGTGGGCCGGCCGCTGGTTCCCGGAGGGCCTGCAGGACTTCCACGTCCGCGAGGCCACCATCCGCTTCGCGCGCCCCATGCCCTTCCAGGTCGGCGGCGACGCGGCCGGCTACCGCGACCAGGTCCACCTGTCCGTCGCGCCCGAGTCCATCGAGCTGGTCGACTTCAACGGCGCGCTGAACTAG
- the dnaK gene encoding molecular chaperone DnaK, whose protein sequence is MGKIIGIDLGTTNSVVAIMEGREPKVIVNEEGSRITPSVVAFTKDGERLVGQVAKRQAITNPERTIYSIKRFMGRRADEVSEEAKLVPYKVARGPNGDARVDLDGKQFSAPEISAQVLLKLKRAAENYLGEKVTEAVITVPAYFNDAQRQATKDAGEIAGLTVRRIVNEPTAAALAYGLDKKKDEKIAVYDFGGGTFDVSILEVGESVVDVLATNGDTHLGGDNIDLRIMDWLIAEFKKDTGLDVTKDKMVLQRLKEAAEKAKIELSSATETDINLPFLTADASGPKHLNVKLTRAKFEAMIDDLIERSLEPCRKCLKDSGLDLKDLNEVVLVGGTTRIPKVQEAVKRLFGKEPNRSVNPDEVVAVGAAVQAGVLSGEVKDILLLDVTPLSLGVETLGGVMTKLIERNTTIPTRKSETFSTAADGQSQVEIHVLQGEREMATDNRSLGRFHLTGLPPAPRGVPQIEVTFDLDANGILNVSAKDKATGKEQKVTITHSSGLAKDEVEKMVAAARENEAADKDRRELVELKNQAEAQAYAAEKLIKENKEKLSADVAKSLEDAVAELNKVREGQDKDAIKSALEKLQAASYKAAEEMYKATGGAPGGEPPPGAAPGAQPGAKKDDVVDAEFRQS, encoded by the coding sequence GTGGGCAAGATTATTGGGATCGACCTGGGCACCACGAACAGCGTGGTGGCGATCATGGAGGGTCGCGAGCCCAAGGTCATCGTCAACGAGGAAGGCAGCCGCATCACGCCCTCGGTGGTCGCGTTCACGAAGGATGGCGAGCGCCTGGTCGGCCAGGTGGCGAAGCGTCAGGCCATCACGAACCCCGAGCGCACCATCTACTCCATCAAGCGCTTCATGGGCCGCCGTGCGGACGAGGTCTCCGAGGAGGCCAAGCTGGTTCCGTACAAGGTCGCCCGTGGCCCCAATGGCGACGCGCGCGTGGACCTGGACGGCAAGCAGTTCAGCGCGCCGGAGATCAGCGCGCAGGTGCTGCTGAAGCTGAAGCGGGCCGCCGAGAACTACCTGGGTGAGAAGGTGACGGAGGCGGTCATCACCGTCCCGGCGTACTTCAACGACGCCCAGCGCCAGGCGACGAAGGACGCGGGTGAGATCGCGGGCCTCACGGTGCGGCGCATCGTGAACGAGCCGACGGCGGCGGCCCTGGCGTACGGCCTGGACAAGAAGAAGGACGAGAAGATCGCCGTCTACGACTTCGGCGGCGGCACGTTCGACGTCTCCATCCTGGAGGTGGGCGAGAGCGTCGTCGACGTGCTCGCGACCAACGGTGATACGCACCTGGGCGGTGACAACATCGACCTGCGGATCATGGATTGGCTCATCGCCGAGTTCAAGAAGGACACGGGCCTGGATGTCACCAAGGACAAGATGGTGCTCCAGCGTCTGAAGGAGGCGGCGGAGAAGGCGAAGATCGAGCTGTCGAGCGCGACGGAGACGGACATCAACCTGCCGTTCCTCACGGCGGACGCGTCCGGTCCCAAGCACCTGAACGTCAAGCTCACGCGCGCCAAGTTCGAGGCGATGATCGACGACCTCATCGAGCGCTCGCTGGAGCCGTGCCGCAAGTGCCTCAAGGACTCCGGCCTGGACCTGAAGGACCTCAACGAGGTCGTGCTCGTGGGTGGCACCACGCGCATCCCGAAGGTGCAGGAGGCGGTGAAGCGGCTGTTCGGCAAGGAGCCGAACCGCTCGGTGAACCCGGACGAGGTCGTGGCGGTGGGCGCCGCGGTGCAGGCGGGCGTGCTCTCCGGCGAGGTGAAGGACATCCTCCTGCTGGACGTGACGCCGCTGTCGCTGGGCGTGGAGACGCTGGGCGGGGTGATGACCAAGCTCATCGAGCGCAACACCACCATCCCCACGCGCAAGTCGGAGACGTTCTCCACGGCCGCGGATGGCCAGTCGCAGGTGGAGATCCACGTGCTCCAGGGTGAGCGCGAGATGGCGACGGACAACCGGAGCCTGGGCCGCTTCCACCTGACGGGCCTGCCCCCGGCGCCGCGTGGCGTGCCGCAGATCGAGGTGACGTTCGACCTGGACGCCAACGGCATCCTGAACGTCAGCGCGAAGGACAAGGCCACGGGCAAGGAGCAGAAGGTCACCATCACCCACTCCTCGGGTCTGGCGAAGGACGAGGTGGAGAAGATGGTCGCCGCGGCCCGCGAGAACGAGGCGGCCGACAAGGACCGTCGTGAGCTGGTGGAGCTGAAGAACCAGGCGGAGGCCCAGGCCTACGCGGCCGAGAAGCTCATCAAGGAGAACAAGGAGAAGCTCTCCGCGGATGTGGCGAAGAGCCTCGAGGACGCGGTGGCGGAGCTCAACAAGGTCCGCGAGGGCCAGGACAAGGACGCCATCAAGTCCGCGCTCGAGAAGCTCCAGGCCGCCAGCTACAAGGCCGCCGAGGAGATGTACAAGGCGACGGGTGGGGCGCCGGGCGGCGAGCCGCCTCCGGGTGCTGCTCCTGGCGCGCAGCCGGGCGCGAAGAAGGACGACGTGGTGGACGCCGAGTTCCGCCAGTCGTGA